A single Deinococcus aquaedulcis DNA region contains:
- the pstB gene encoding phosphate ABC transporter ATP-binding protein PstB — protein sequence MSPILSAQNVNIYYGDKQAVRGVNLNVQRGTVNALIGPSGCGKTTFLRAINRMHDLTPGARVEGTILLDGENVYGAGVDPVVMRRRVGMVFQKPNPFPTMSVFDNVVSGLKLAGIRDSRRLMEIAERSLRGAALWEEVKDRLKTPATGLSGGQQQRLCIARALAVEPEILLMDEPTSALDPASTAKIEELMTGLKQVTTIIIVTHNMHQAARVSDTTSFFLNGDLVEHGVTDQIFTAPRDERTEAYVTGRFG from the coding sequence GTGTCCCCCATTCTCAGTGCCCAGAACGTCAATATCTACTACGGCGATAAGCAGGCCGTGCGCGGCGTGAACCTAAACGTGCAGCGCGGCACCGTCAACGCCCTGATCGGCCCGTCGGGCTGCGGCAAGACCACTTTCCTGCGGGCCATTAACCGCATGCACGACCTGACCCCCGGCGCGCGGGTGGAAGGCACCATTCTGCTGGACGGTGAGAACGTGTACGGCGCGGGTGTGGACCCGGTGGTCATGCGCCGCCGCGTGGGCATGGTGTTCCAGAAGCCCAACCCCTTTCCCACCATGAGCGTCTTTGACAACGTGGTTTCTGGCCTGAAGCTGGCCGGCATCCGCGACAGCCGGCGCCTGATGGAAATCGCCGAACGCTCCCTGCGCGGCGCGGCGCTGTGGGAAGAGGTCAAGGACCGCCTGAAGACCCCCGCCACGGGGCTCTCGGGCGGGCAGCAGCAGCGCCTGTGCATTGCCCGCGCGCTGGCCGTGGAGCCGGAAATCCTGCTGATGGACGAGCCCACCAGCGCCCTGGACCCCGCCAGCACCGCCAAGATCGAGGAACTGATGACCGGCCTGAAGCAGGTCACCACCATCATCATCGTGACCCACAACATGCACCAGGCCGCGCGTGTGTCGGACACCACCTCGTTCTTCCTGAACGGCGACCTCGTAGAGCACGGCGTGACCGACCAGATTTTCACCGCCCCACGCGACGAGCGCACCGAAGCCTACGTGACGGGCCGCTTCGGCTGA
- a CDS encoding copper resistance CopC family protein, translated as MKRLLMLALLVLPGAALAHTAVTSVVPARGAVVPAPAAVTLNFSEPVELRFSTVRVMAVAAGQTPEAAAKLALAARPETPTLVSRPPTTAGLAARLSVPLKTGLKPGLYVIAWRLLSEDGHPVSGLSTFRVR; from the coding sequence ATGAAACGACTGTTGATGCTGGCCCTGCTGGTCCTGCCGGGCGCGGCCCTGGCCCACACCGCCGTCACGTCGGTGGTGCCTGCCCGGGGCGCGGTGGTTCCGGCGCCCGCTGCGGTCACGCTGAACTTCAGTGAGCCGGTAGAGCTGCGCTTCAGCACTGTGCGGGTGATGGCGGTGGCCGCCGGACAGACCCCCGAGGCCGCCGCCAAGCTGGCCCTGGCCGCGCGCCCGGAGACCCCCACGCTGGTCAGCCGGCCCCCGACCACGGCGGGCCTCGCCGCCCGGCTGAGCGTGCCGCTGAAAACGGGACTGAAACCTGGGCTGTATGTGATCGCTTGGCGGCTGCTGTCCGAAGACGGGCACCCCGTCAGCGGTCTGAGCACCTTCCGGGTGCGCTAG
- the glpK gene encoding glycerol kinase GlpK encodes MTQFVLALDQGTTSSRAIVFDRQGQIRHSAQKEFTQHFPRPGWVEHDPREIWSTQIGVVQEALAGAGLRAGDLAAIGITNQRETVMIWDRASGEPLAPAIVWQDRRTAAECEALRAAGHEALIREKTGLLLDPYFSGTKLAWLLDHVPGARARAERGELACGTVDSWLLYRLTGGEAHLTDVSNASRTLLLNIHTGEWDDELLALLRVPRALLPGVRPSSEVYGETAPGLLGARVKIAGMAGDQQAATFGQVCLRPGMAKNTYGTGCFMLMNTGPEAVHSPSRLLTTVAWDRGHGRTYALEGSVFVAGAVVQWLRDGLGLIRDAAEIEALATAVPDSGGVYLVPAFVGLGAPYWDPYARGTVVGLTRGATRAHLARAALDSVAFQAADLLGAMERDSGVTLSELRVDGGASRNNLLMQAQADLLGVTVTRPKVTETTALGAAFLAGLAVGYWQSEAELETLWQVDRSFEPTLAADERERRLRQWRRAVERSRAWAEEEGA; translated from the coding sequence ATGACCCAGTTCGTTCTTGCCCTGGATCAGGGCACGACCAGCAGCCGCGCCATCGTCTTTGACCGGCAGGGCCAGATTCGCCACTCGGCCCAGAAGGAATTCACCCAGCACTTTCCGCGCCCCGGCTGGGTAGAACACGACCCGCGCGAAATCTGGAGCACCCAGATTGGCGTGGTGCAAGAAGCCCTGGCCGGCGCCGGGCTGCGCGCGGGTGATCTGGCGGCCATTGGCATCACCAACCAGCGTGAAACGGTGATGATCTGGGACCGCGCCAGCGGCGAGCCCCTGGCCCCGGCCATCGTGTGGCAGGACCGCCGCACCGCCGCCGAGTGCGAGGCCCTGCGCGCCGCCGGGCACGAAGCCCTGATTCGCGAAAAAACCGGCCTGCTGCTGGACCCCTACTTCAGCGGCACCAAGCTGGCGTGGCTGCTGGACCATGTGCCCGGCGCCCGCGCGCGGGCCGAACGCGGCGAACTGGCCTGCGGCACGGTGGACAGCTGGCTGCTCTACCGCCTGACCGGCGGCGAGGCGCACCTGACAGACGTCTCGAACGCCAGCCGCACCCTGCTGCTGAACATTCACACGGGCGAGTGGGACGACGAGTTGCTGGCGCTGCTGCGCGTGCCGCGCGCCCTGCTGCCCGGGGTGCGGCCCAGCAGTGAGGTGTACGGCGAAACAGCGCCGGGCCTGCTGGGCGCGCGGGTCAAGATTGCGGGTATGGCCGGCGACCAGCAGGCCGCCACCTTCGGGCAAGTGTGCCTGCGGCCCGGCATGGCCAAGAACACCTATGGCACCGGTTGTTTCATGCTGATGAACACCGGGCCTGAAGCGGTGCACAGCCCCAGCCGCCTGCTGACCACCGTGGCCTGGGACCGGGGGCACGGGCGCACCTACGCGCTGGAGGGCTCGGTGTTCGTGGCGGGCGCGGTGGTGCAGTGGCTGCGCGACGGCTTGGGCCTGATCCGCGACGCCGCCGAGATTGAGGCCCTGGCAACCGCCGTGCCCGACAGCGGCGGGGTGTATCTGGTGCCCGCGTTCGTGGGCCTGGGCGCGCCGTACTGGGACCCTTACGCGCGGGGCACCGTGGTGGGCCTCACACGCGGGGCCACCCGCGCGCACCTCGCCCGCGCGGCGCTGGACAGCGTGGCGTTCCAGGCCGCCGACCTGCTGGGCGCCATGGAGCGCGACAGCGGCGTGACCCTTTCAGAGCTGCGGGTGGACGGCGGGGCCAGCCGCAACAACCTGCTGATGCAGGCGCAGGCCGACCTGCTGGGCGTGACCGTCACCCGCCCGAAAGTCACCGAAACCACCGCGCTGGGCGCCGCCTTTCTGGCCGGGCTGGCGGTGGGGTACTGGCAGAGTGAAGCCGAGCTGGAAACGCTGTGGCAGGTGGACCGCTCCTTCGAGCCCACCCTGGCCGCCGATGAGCGCGAGCGCCGCCTGAGGCAGTGGCGCCGCGCCGTGGAACGCAGCCGCGCCTGGGCCGAGGAGGAGGGCGCATGA
- the pstA gene encoding phosphate ABC transporter permease PstA, producing MMSAASSSPARRHALSPARRLQNTLMGGLILLATLLVVAPLILIFLYLLREGFGAMFNLDFARAREGLGAVFSGANLDFFTKTPAPEGETGGGLANAILGSIEMLGMASVIGVLVGVAGGIFLAEYPRHPLMPTIRMVSDVLAGIPAIVMGLVAYGLIVLKFGFSGLAGAVALGFLMIPIVVRTTEEVLKLVPQTVREAGLALGLPKWLVTLRIVLPAAAGGIVTGVMLALARVAGEAAPLLFTAFGNSAINLDPTKPMSALPLEIYRGATSAYDENQRLAKAGALLLITLIFVTSLLARRASRRK from the coding sequence ATGATGAGCGCCGCCTCGTCCTCTCCGGCCCGCCGCCACGCCCTCAGCCCGGCCCGGCGCCTGCAGAACACCCTGATGGGCGGCCTGATTCTCCTGGCCACCCTGCTGGTGGTCGCGCCCCTGATCCTGATTTTCCTGTACCTGCTGCGCGAGGGCTTTGGGGCCATGTTCAACCTGGACTTTGCCCGCGCCCGCGAGGGGCTGGGGGCCGTGTTCAGCGGCGCCAACCTGGACTTCTTTACCAAGACCCCCGCCCCTGAGGGCGAAACCGGCGGCGGCCTGGCCAACGCCATTCTGGGCAGCATCGAGATGCTGGGGATGGCCAGCGTGATCGGCGTGCTGGTGGGCGTGGCCGGGGGCATCTTCCTGGCCGAATACCCGCGCCACCCCCTGATGCCCACCATCCGCATGGTCAGTGACGTGCTGGCCGGGATTCCCGCGATTGTGATGGGTCTGGTGGCCTACGGCCTGATCGTGCTGAAATTCGGCTTCTCGGGGTTGGCCGGCGCCGTGGCGCTGGGCTTCCTGATGATTCCCATCGTGGTGCGCACCACCGAGGAAGTGCTGAAACTGGTGCCGCAGACGGTGCGCGAGGCCGGGCTGGCGCTGGGGCTGCCCAAGTGGCTGGTCACGCTGCGCATTGTGCTGCCCGCCGCCGCCGGGGGCATCGTGACCGGCGTGATGCTGGCGCTGGCCCGCGTGGCGGGCGAGGCGGCCCCGCTGCTGTTCACGGCCTTTGGCAACAGCGCGATCAACCTAGACCCCACCAAGCCCATGAGCGCCCTGCCCCTGGAAATTTACCGGGGCGCCACCAGCGCCTACGACGAGAACCAGCGGCTGGCCAAGGCCGGCGCCCTGCTGCTTATCACCCTGATCTTTGTCACCAGTCTGCTGGCCCGGCGCGCCAGCCGCCGCAAATAA
- a CDS encoding CopD family protein yields MLARRLWTPGWPRLWVPALGAGLLLLGWGGQLALTLAALGFTAPADVLAYLTGTGPGRGMLLALLGAALLLAAETGRWPWPALPLAAAVVVWGAAGVGHGAGHGVGVRALHAAHAAAMCVWLGGVLTLLRRGSPELARRFSPVAAACVVTLALTGLAMIGQHLRLPASWAGTPYGQTLLLKLGAVAVTLGLALGVRRALARGRALRPPLRRETLGLLAVLALTALLVTQPPPAGHAAHAAARLELP; encoded by the coding sequence GTGCTGGCCCGGCGCCTGTGGACCCCCGGCTGGCCCCGCCTGTGGGTGCCCGCGCTGGGCGCCGGGCTGCTGCTGCTGGGCTGGGGCGGCCAACTGGCGCTGACCCTGGCTGCGCTGGGCTTCACCGCCCCGGCGGACGTGCTGGCCTATCTGACGGGCACCGGCCCTGGCCGGGGCATGCTGCTGGCCCTGCTGGGCGCCGCGCTGCTGCTGGCCGCCGAGACCGGGCGCTGGCCCTGGCCGGCCCTGCCCCTGGCGGCGGCCGTGGTGGTCTGGGGCGCGGCGGGGGTGGGCCACGGCGCCGGGCACGGCGTGGGGGTGCGGGCGCTGCATGCCGCCCACGCCGCCGCCATGTGCGTCTGGCTGGGCGGCGTGCTGACCCTGCTGCGCCGGGGCTCGCCCGAACTGGCCCGGCGCTTTTCCCCGGTGGCGGCGGCCTGCGTGGTCACCCTGGCGCTGACTGGTCTGGCGATGATAGGGCAACATCTGCGCCTGCCCGCCTCCTGGGCCGGCACCCCTTACGGCCAGACCCTGCTGCTGAAGCTGGGAGCGGTGGCTGTGACGCTGGGGCTGGCCCTGGGGGTCCGCCGGGCCCTGGCGCGGGGGCGCGCCCTACGCCCACCCCTGCGGCGCGAAACTCTAGGTCTGCTGGCGGTCCTGGCCCTCACCGCCCTGCTGGTCACGCAACCCCCACCGGCGGGGCATGCCGCGCACGCGGCGGCCCGCTTAGAATTGCCTTAA
- a CDS encoding glycerol-3-phosphate dehydrogenase/oxidase: protein MTPGNDARRASLHAALNEHVWDLLVIGGGASGLGTALDAATRGYRVLLLEARDYAQGTSSRSTKLVHGGVRYLAQGNVALVREALYERGLLKRNAPHLVHDLGFLIAAYQWWATPFYGIGLKLYDLLAGRLNLRASRPVGTGEALRGIPTLRQNHLKGGVLYFDGQFDDARLAVTLLRTLENFGGVALNHAPVVGLVQEGGKVVGARFRDEETGGTHEVRARVVVNATGVFVDEVRRLERPDAPALLSPSQGVHVVVPRRFLPGEHALMVPRTDDGRVLFAVPWHDRVVIGTTDTPVPGVSPEPRALPEEIEFILETAARYLSPAPTRADVLSVFAGLRPLVKAGGGETKSLSRDHTLQLSEGGLLTLTGGKWTTYRHMAEDTVSRAAALARLPARLSLTRGLQLHGATPEPLPGPWRVYGTDAARVQALPGAAVKLHPALPYVEAQVRWAARMEQARTVEDVLSRRLRALLLDARASLEAAPRVAELLAEELGHDGAWQAAQVQAYRALAQEALLAPTP from the coding sequence ATGACGCCGGGCAACGATGCCCGCCGCGCGAGCCTCCACGCGGCCCTGAACGAACACGTGTGGGACCTGCTGGTGATCGGCGGGGGCGCCTCGGGGCTGGGAACCGCGCTGGACGCCGCCACGCGCGGTTACCGGGTGCTGCTGCTCGAAGCGCGCGACTACGCCCAGGGCACCAGCAGCCGCTCCACCAAGCTGGTTCACGGCGGGGTGCGGTATCTGGCCCAGGGCAACGTGGCCCTGGTGCGCGAAGCCCTATACGAGCGCGGCCTGCTGAAGCGCAACGCGCCCCATCTGGTGCACGACCTGGGCTTTCTGATTGCCGCCTACCAGTGGTGGGCCACGCCGTTTTATGGCATAGGCCTCAAGCTGTACGACCTGCTGGCCGGGCGTCTGAACCTGCGCGCCAGCCGCCCGGTGGGCACGGGCGAGGCCCTGCGCGGCATTCCCACCCTGCGCCAGAACCACCTGAAAGGCGGCGTGCTGTATTTCGACGGCCAGTTTGACGACGCCCGGCTGGCCGTGACCCTGCTGCGCACCCTGGAGAACTTTGGCGGCGTGGCCCTGAACCACGCGCCCGTGGTGGGGCTGGTGCAGGAGGGCGGCAAGGTCGTGGGCGCACGTTTTCGTGACGAGGAAACCGGAGGGACCCACGAGGTGCGCGCCCGGGTGGTGGTGAACGCCACCGGGGTCTTTGTGGACGAGGTGCGGCGCCTGGAGCGCCCGGATGCCCCGGCGCTGCTCTCGCCCAGCCAGGGGGTGCATGTGGTGGTGCCCCGGCGCTTCCTGCCCGGCGAACACGCCCTGATGGTGCCGCGCACCGACGACGGCCGGGTGCTGTTTGCGGTGCCCTGGCATGACCGCGTGGTGATCGGCACCACCGACACGCCCGTGCCCGGCGTGAGCCCCGAACCGCGCGCCCTGCCCGAAGAGATTGAGTTCATCCTGGAGACCGCCGCGCGCTACCTCTCGCCGGCTCCTACGCGTGCCGACGTGCTGAGCGTGTTCGCGGGCCTGCGCCCGCTGGTGAAGGCCGGCGGCGGCGAGACCAAAAGCCTCTCGCGGGATCACACCCTGCAGCTCAGCGAGGGCGGACTGCTGACCCTGACCGGCGGCAAGTGGACCACCTACCGCCACATGGCCGAAGACACGGTCAGCCGCGCCGCCGCACTGGCACGCCTACCCGCGCGCCTGAGCCTGACCCGGGGCCTGCAGCTGCACGGCGCCACGCCGGAGCCTCTGCCGGGGCCCTGGCGCGTGTACGGCACCGACGCCGCGCGGGTGCAGGCCCTGCCCGGCGCCGCTGTGAAACTGCACCCGGCCCTGCCCTACGTGGAAGCCCAGGTGCGCTGGGCCGCGCGCATGGAACAGGCCCGCACGGTGGAGGATGTGCTCTCGCGCCGCCTGCGCGCCCTGCTGCTGGACGCCCGCGCCAGCCTGGAGGCCGCCCCCCGCGTGGCCGAACTGCTGGCCGAAGAACTGGGCCATGACGGCGCGTGGCAGGCCGCGCAGGTGCAGGCCTACCGGGCGCTGGCCCAGGAGGCGCTGCTGGCCCCTACTCCCTGA
- a CDS encoding sugar-binding transcriptional regulator gives MSDAHDVQAVRVARLYYHQGLTTGAIAQELGLSRPKVSRLLSHARRRGLVEIRIHDPQGAPQALEAQLRAYYPFLSPQVVPVPPQSPEAVWLERVAVAAARALSDTLRPGQVLGLAWGTTVSAVSRALTPRPVPELQIVQLNGSASALDFHDGLVTDTMTRFARAFGARTWLFPVPTFFDDPATRAAMWRERSVRHVLALQERADVLLYSVGSPGAQVPSHVYAAGALTDTDRREMQAQEVAGDIATVFFRADGTSAGLPINARSSGPDLALIRRAPQSLCVVSGLGKVDALRAALAGGLLRTLIVDDQTAQALLQESGARMKEF, from the coding sequence ATGAGCGACGCGCACGATGTTCAGGCGGTGCGGGTGGCGCGGCTGTACTACCACCAGGGCCTGACCACTGGGGCCATTGCCCAGGAACTGGGGCTGTCGCGGCCCAAGGTCAGCCGCCTGCTGTCGCACGCGCGGCGCCGTGGATTGGTGGAAATCCGCATTCACGACCCCCAGGGCGCCCCGCAGGCCCTGGAGGCGCAACTGCGGGCCTACTACCCCTTTCTGAGCCCGCAGGTGGTGCCGGTGCCGCCCCAGAGCCCGGAGGCCGTGTGGCTGGAGCGGGTGGCGGTGGCCGCCGCGCGGGCGCTGAGCGATACCCTGCGCCCCGGGCAGGTGCTGGGGCTGGCCTGGGGCACCACCGTGAGCGCCGTGTCGCGCGCCCTGACCCCACGCCCCGTGCCAGAGCTGCAGATCGTGCAGCTGAACGGCAGTGCCAGCGCCCTGGATTTTCACGACGGCTTAGTGACCGACACCATGACCCGCTTTGCCCGCGCGTTCGGCGCGCGCACGTGGTTGTTTCCGGTGCCCACCTTTTTCGACGACCCCGCCACCCGGGCCGCCATGTGGCGTGAGCGCAGCGTGCGGCATGTGCTGGCGCTGCAGGAGCGTGCGGACGTGCTGCTGTACTCGGTGGGCTCGCCGGGCGCACAGGTGCCCAGCCATGTCTACGCCGCCGGCGCCCTGACCGACACTGACCGCCGCGAGATGCAGGCGCAGGAGGTGGCGGGCGACATCGCCACCGTCTTTTTCCGCGCGGATGGCACCTCGGCCGGGCTGCCCATCAACGCGCGCAGCAGTGGCCCGGACCTTGCCCTGATTCGCCGCGCGCCCCAGAGTCTGTGCGTGGTGAGCGGCCTGGGCAAGGTGGACGCCCTGCGCGCCGCCCTGGCCGGCGGGCTGCTGCGCACCCTGATCGTGGACGACCAGACCGCCCAGGCCCTGCTTCAGGAGTCAGGGGCGCGAATGAAGGAATTCTGA
- a CDS encoding DUF1775 domain-containing protein — MFNAHLLALASALLLSLAAAHATVRTESGLTESKAGASETYRLNVPTEKDISTTEIRLVVPAGVTITRFQVTPGFQRTVKKNEAGLVTEVVWKGRVAPMEYVRFFFQARNPAAPGELSWKVYQTYSDGSVVAWDDTDPAQGPASKTTVK, encoded by the coding sequence ATGTTCAACGCCCATCTGCTGGCCCTGGCCAGCGCCCTGCTCCTGTCTTTGGCTGCCGCCCACGCCACCGTCCGCACCGAAAGCGGCCTGACCGAAAGCAAGGCCGGCGCCAGCGAAACCTACCGCCTGAACGTGCCCACCGAGAAAGACATCAGCACGACGGAAATCCGCCTGGTGGTGCCAGCCGGCGTGACCATCACCCGCTTTCAGGTCACGCCCGGCTTCCAGCGCACGGTCAAGAAGAACGAGGCCGGCCTGGTCACCGAAGTGGTCTGGAAAGGCCGCGTGGCGCCCATGGAGTACGTCCGCTTCTTCTTCCAGGCGCGCAATCCCGCCGCGCCCGGTGAACTGAGCTGGAAGGTGTACCAGACCTACAGTGACGGCTCGGTGGTGGCCTGGGACGACACCGATCCCGCCCAGGGCCCGGCCAGCAAAACCACGGTGAAATAA
- a CDS encoding sensor domain-containing protein, which produces MPEREAQLFTAMFRRSPIGMALVSLQGQFMTVNEALCRMLGYTQAELLALTFQDITHPEDLDSDLGLLRRVLAREMDQYELRKRYWRKDGQLIWIELHVSLILDEAGAPAFFVSQIQDITAQVETEAQLQEVNERLRLALEATQDGLWDWRLPGRELFVSDAFRSQLGFDRHEPVSLDAWLARVHPDDLPALQDSYRAHLAGHRALHVQYRAQHGSGEWRFFQVRGQITAQDDQGQPLRVTGTQTDVTEQVRTTQDLQLLLDNLPALIGYWDTTLHNRFGNPTYLAWFGQTPAQVRGQHIRDVIGEELYAQNRPMIERVLAGETRRFERQITDASGQPRAIELVYVPDMQGGEVRGFFSLGTDITARKVAERALTEQRELARVTLSSIGDGVVTTDPQGRVTFLNPTAERMTGWTLAEAAGQPIEAVMALLEEGTRTELANPLRRALQERVTLGLAANTLLRSRAGHHHSIEDSAAPILNEQGELLGAVLVFHDVSEARAMAVRMSHLAQHDALTDLPNRVLLRDRVSQAISRARRQGTRFAVLFLDLDHFKNVNDSLGHHVGDELLKAISARLRGVLRASDTVSRQGGDEFIVLLPDMREADHVEHVIAKLTEAVTAPYQVAGHHLEVGFSVGVALYPDDGESTDVLLQHADAAMYRAKAEGRGRHRFFSRALHQAILARQSLQAELRQAFERREFSLVYQPKVNLWTREVLGAEALLRWVRPDGRAVSPLDFIPLAEESGLIVPLGAWVLETACQQSRAWTQACGHNVPVSVNISPLQFADPGFLETVQRYLQGTGLTPGLLELELTESMLMADIERVQQTLGALRHLGVCVSIDDFGTGYSSLSYLRAFPVNTLKIDRSFLKTVPDDPQAVAVVEAVVALGRSLNLGVIAEGVETPEQARSLLNLDCAAMQGYLFGRPMPPGELLTWLRDWHAQGAEDPEPSPLRE; this is translated from the coding sequence ATGCCTGAGCGCGAGGCCCAGCTGTTCACGGCCATGTTCCGGCGCTCGCCCATTGGTATGGCGCTGGTGTCGCTGCAGGGGCAGTTCATGACCGTGAACGAGGCCCTGTGCCGCATGCTGGGCTATACGCAGGCCGAGCTGCTGGCACTGACCTTTCAGGACATCACCCACCCCGAGGACCTGGACAGCGACCTGGGTCTGCTGCGGCGCGTGCTGGCGCGCGAGATGGACCAGTACGAGCTGCGCAAGCGCTACTGGCGCAAGGACGGCCAGCTGATCTGGATTGAGCTGCATGTCTCGCTGATTCTGGACGAGGCGGGCGCACCTGCTTTTTTCGTCTCGCAGATTCAGGACATCACCGCGCAGGTCGAGACCGAGGCCCAGCTGCAGGAGGTCAATGAGCGGCTGCGGCTGGCCCTGGAAGCCACCCAGGACGGTCTCTGGGACTGGCGGCTGCCGGGGCGCGAGCTGTTCGTTTCGGACGCGTTTCGCTCGCAACTGGGCTTTGATCGCCACGAGCCGGTGAGCCTGGATGCGTGGCTGGCGCGGGTGCACCCGGATGACCTGCCTGCTCTGCAGGACAGCTACCGCGCCCACCTCGCGGGCCACCGCGCCCTTCACGTGCAGTACCGGGCCCAGCACGGCAGCGGGGAGTGGCGCTTCTTTCAGGTGCGCGGGCAGATCACCGCCCAGGATGATCAGGGCCAGCCGCTGCGCGTGACCGGCACCCAGACCGACGTCACCGAGCAGGTGCGCACCACCCAGGACCTGCAACTGCTGCTGGACAACCTGCCCGCGCTGATCGGCTACTGGGACACCACGCTGCACAACCGCTTTGGCAATCCCACCTATCTGGCGTGGTTTGGCCAGACGCCCGCCCAGGTGCGCGGCCAGCACATCCGCGACGTGATTGGCGAGGAACTGTATGCCCAGAACCGCCCGATGATCGAGCGGGTGCTGGCCGGCGAAACGCGGCGCTTTGAGCGGCAAATCACCGATGCCAGTGGCCAGCCGCGCGCCATTGAGCTGGTGTACGTGCCCGACATGCAGGGCGGCGAGGTGCGCGGCTTTTTCTCGCTGGGCACCGATATCACCGCCCGCAAGGTCGCCGAGCGCGCCCTGACCGAGCAGCGTGAACTGGCGCGCGTGACCCTGTCCTCCATTGGCGACGGCGTGGTGACCACCGATCCGCAGGGCCGGGTGACTTTCCTGAACCCCACCGCTGAGCGCATGACCGGCTGGACCCTGGCCGAGGCAGCCGGCCAGCCTATTGAAGCGGTGATGGCCCTGCTGGAAGAGGGCACGCGCACCGAACTGGCCAACCCGCTGCGCCGCGCCCTGCAGGAGCGCGTGACCCTGGGGCTGGCGGCCAACACCCTGTTGCGCAGCCGCGCCGGACACCACCACAGCATTGAGGACTCGGCCGCGCCCATTCTGAACGAGCAGGGCGAGCTGCTGGGCGCCGTGCTGGTGTTCCACGATGTCTCGGAGGCCCGGGCGATGGCCGTGCGCATGAGCCACCTGGCGCAGCACGACGCCCTGACCGATCTGCCCAACCGGGTGCTGCTGCGCGACCGGGTGTCGCAGGCCATCAGCCGCGCCCGGCGCCAGGGTACGCGCTTTGCGGTGCTGTTTTTAGACCTGGACCACTTCAAGAACGTCAACGATTCGCTGGGCCACCATGTGGGCGACGAACTGCTCAAGGCTATCTCTGCCCGCCTGCGCGGGGTGCTGCGCGCCTCGGACACGGTCAGCCGACAGGGCGGCGACGAATTTATCGTGCTGCTGCCAGATATGCGCGAGGCCGATCACGTGGAGCATGTGATCGCCAAGCTCACCGAAGCGGTCACGGCGCCCTATCAGGTGGCGGGGCACCACCTGGAGGTGGGGTTCAGCGTGGGCGTGGCCCTGTACCCCGACGACGGCGAGAGCACCGACGTGCTGCTGCAACACGCCGACGCCGCCATGTACCGCGCCAAGGCCGAGGGCCGGGGGCGCCACCGCTTCTTTTCCCGCGCGCTGCACCAGGCCATCCTGGCGCGTCAGAGCCTGCAGGCCGAACTGCGCCAGGCCTTTGAACGCCGGGAATTCTCGCTGGTGTACCAGCCCAAGGTGAACCTCTGGACCCGCGAGGTGCTGGGCGCCGAGGCCCTGCTGCGCTGGGTGCGCCCCGACGGCCGGGCGGTGTCGCCGCTGGACTTCATTCCCCTGGCCGAGGAAAGCGGCCTGATCGTGCCACTGGGCGCCTGGGTGCTGGAAACCGCCTGCCAGCAGAGCCGCGCCTGGACCCAGGCCTGCGGGCACAACGTGCCGGTGTCGGTGAACATCTCGCCGCTGCAATTTGCCGATCCCGGCTTTCTGGAGACGGTGCAGCGCTACCTGCAGGGGACCGGGCTCACGCCGGGCCTGCTGGAACTCGAACTCACCGAGAGCATGCTGATGGCCGACATTGAGCGGGTCCAGCAGACCCTGGGCGCGCTGCGCCACCTGGGCGTGTGCGTGTCCATTGACGACTTTGGCACCGGCTATTCCAGCCTCAGCTACCTGCGGGCCTTTCCGGTGAACACCCTGAAGATTGACCGCTCGTTTCTGAAAACGGTGCCGGACGATCCGCAGGCGGTGGCGGTGGTGGAGGCGGTGGTGGCGCTGGGCCGCAGCCTGAACCTGGGTGTGATTGCCGAGGGGGTCGAGACGCCCGAACAGGCGCGCAGCCTGCTGAACCTGGACTGCGCGGCCATGCAGGGCTACCTGTTTGGCCGCCCCATGCCGCCTGGCGAACTGCTGACGTGGCTGCGCGACTGGCACGCCCAGGGCGCCGAGGACCCGGAGCCCAGCCCCCTCAGGGAGTAG